The Streptomyces cyanogenus DNA segment CACCGAGGGCGCCCAGTTGGAGGGCTTCGACATCGACCTCGTCCACCACATCGCCGCGGACATCCTCGGCGACCCGGACGCGGTGCAGTTCAAGGCGATACCGACCAGCCAGCGCATCGCGGCGATCGAGGACGGGCGGGTGGACATGGTGGTGCGCACCATGACGATCACCTGTGACCGGCTCCGCCACGTCGCCTTCTCCGCGCCGTACTTCAAGACCGGCCAGCAGGTCCTCGCGCCCAAGTCGTCCCCGATCACGGGCTACGACGACTCGCTGGCGCACAAGAAGGTGTGCACGGCGGCCGGTTCGACGACGTACACCAAGCTGGCCGCCGACCGGAAGGAGGGCCGGCTGCCCGCCTCCACGGACATCTCCACCACCGTCCCGAACCAGCTCGACTGCCTGGTCCGGCTGCAGCTCGGCGAGGTGGACGCGGTGGTGACCGACGGCGCGCTCGCCGCGAGCCAGGCCGCCCAGGACCCGACCGTCGAACTCAAGGGCAAGCCGTTCACGACCGAGTACTACGGAGTGGCGATGAAGAAGGACGCGGACGATCTGGTACGCCGGGTCAACCGTGTTCTGGTGGACTACCGCGCACAGGGCTGGCAGACGTCGTACGACGACTGGCTGTCGGCGACACTGGGCAGGGATGCGTCCGCGTCGAAGCCGCCCGCGCCGCAGTACCTGCGCGGCAGTTGAGCCGTACCCGACCGGAAAAGACAGCGAGCGAGAGGTGATCGATGGGCGTCACGGACCCCGCCGGGCCGGTGATGGACCGGGACGAGGTGGACCGTGCGCTGGCGCGGCTCGGCCAGGAGCACGAGGCGATCGAGACCTCGCTGCTGGCCCTGCAGGACCACGCGGGCCGCAGACTCCTCGAAGGCGCGGAACTGACCGGTGTCACCAAGGAGCGCTGGCAGGCGACGGAGGTGCAGATCACCCAGCTGTGGGCGTACTTCGACGCCTACACGGCCGCGCTGCGCGGCGCCCGGGAGATCCGCGCCCGGCGCCGCTGGTCCAGCCGGGAGGACCTGGCGGAGCTGACCGGGCTGCTGCGCGGCGAGTGCGTGACCGTCCCCGGCGGCGGGCGGGGCAGGCTGAGCGAGACGTTCTCGCTGTCCGCGCTGGTGGACCGGATGAACGAGCTGTACGCGGCCGGCCTGGACGTGATCGTCGCCGCCGACGCGGTCTGGTCGGCGCTGCCCGCGCGGATCGATTTACTCGCCGCGGAACTTAAGCGCACCCGGCAGCTCGCGCACTCGGTCGGGGTGCGCCCCGGCGAGCACCCGGCCGGCGACGACCTGGAGCGGATCACCCGCACGCTGACCCGGCTGCGCGCGGACGTCGTCTCCGACCCGCTCGCCTTCTGGGTGCCGGCCGAGGGCAGTTCGGCGCCCGGCGGCGGACGTCCGGACACGACGGTGTACGACCGTGAGGCGCGCGCCCTGGAGGACGTACGGCGGGAGATCGACGCCGTGCTGACGGTGCGCCAGGACGCGGAGGCACGGCTGATCCGGCTGCGGGACGTGCTCTCGCGCGCGGACCGCACCCTCGCCGAGGCCCGTACCGCGCGCGGCGAGGTGCTGGCGAAGATCGCCGCGACCGAGGTGCCGGTGGTGAGCGGTCCGCCGACCGCGCTGCAGGAGCAGCTGGCGGCCGCGGCCGAGTACCGCAGGCAGGCCCAGTGGCACCGGCTCTCCCCGCTGCTGGAGGCGCTGGAGGAGAAGGCGGAGGACGAACTGCTGCGCGCCCGCGAGTCGTTGACCGCGGTCACCGCGCCGCTCGCGGTCCGCGCCGAGCTGCGCGGCCGGCTGGACGCCTACAAGGCGAAGGTCGCCCGGCACGGGCTGGCGGAGGACCCGCTGCTGGTCGAGCGGTACGACGCGGCCCGCCGCATGCTGTGGAGCGCGCCCTGCGACCTGCGCGTGGCAGAGCAGGCCGTGCTGCGCTACCAGCAGGCGGCGGCCGAACTGCTCGGCGGCGCGAGCGCGCCGGAGGACACCCGGGGGGACCACAAGGGGGAAGGCTCATGAGTCAGCCGGGGCAGACCTGCCAGCGGCCGGGCTGCGAAGGGTTGTACGAGGACGTCGGCGGCGGCGAGCTGTACTGCGACACGTGCGGTCTCGCGCCCGTGGTGTCGGCCGGGGGCCCCTCCTCCGGGGACGGCACGGTGGGCTCGCCGCCCACCGGGATCACCCGGGCGGCGTCCGACAGCGGCGGTTCGGGCAGCTCCCGTACGTCCTCGCAGTCGTCGCGGTCGCGCCGCTCGGTCTCCGGGCGGCTGTCCCGCTCGCTGTCGGGCAAGTCCACCGGCCGCTCGGTGTCGGTGCGCAGCTCCGGCTCCTCCTCCGGCGCGTCCACGCGCGGGCGGCTGGGCGCCGGGCTGGTCTCCGTGCCGCAGGTGCCGCGGCCCGACCCGCGCGCGATGGTGCTGGAGAACCCGGAGGTGCCCGAGCGGAAGCGGTTCTGCTCCCGGTCGGACTGCGGGGCGCCGGTCGGCCGGGCCCGGGGTGACCGGCCGGGCCGCACGGAGGGGTTCTGCACCAAGTGCGGGCACCCGTACTCCTTCGTGCCCAAGCTGAAGGCCGGGGACATCGTGCACGGCCAGTACGAGGTGGCGGGCTGCCTCGCGCACGGCGGGCTCGGCTGGATCTACCTCGCCGTGGACCGGGCCGTCTCCGACCGCTGGGTGGTGCTCAAGGGCCTGCTGGACACCGGCGACCAGGACGCGATGGCCGCGGCGATCTCCGAGCGGCGGTTCCTCGCGGAGATCGAGCACGCCAACATCGTGCGGATCTACAACTTCGTGGAGCACCTGGACCAGCGCACCGGCTCCCTCGACGGCTACATCGTCATGGAGTACGTCGGCGGCAAGTCCCTGAAGGAGATCGCCAACGCCCGCCGCGCGCCCGACGGACGGCGTGATCCGCTGCCGGTGGAGCAGGCGTGCGCCTACGGCATCGAGGCGCTGGAGGCGCTCGGCCATCTGCACAGCCGGAACCTGCTGTACTGCGACTTCAAGGTCGACAACGCCATCCAGACCGAGGACCAGCTCAAGCTGATCGACATGGGCGCGGTCCGCCGGATGGACGACGACGAGTCGGCGATCTACGGCACGGTCGGCTACCAGGCGCCGGAGGTCGCCGAGACCGGCCCGTCGGTGGCCAGCGACCTGTACACGGTGGGCCGTACGCTGGCCGTGCTGACCTTCGACTTCCAGGGCTACACGAACGTCTACGCGGACTCCCTGCCCGACCCGGACAGCATCGAGGTCTTCCGCCGGTACGAGTCCTTCTACCGGCTCCTGGTCCGCGCCACCGACCCCGATCCGGCCCGCCGGTTCGCCTCCGCGCAGGAGATGGCCGAGCAGCTGACAGGTGTGCTGCGGGAGGTCGTCGCACTCCAGACCGGGCAGCCGCGGCCCTCGCTGTCGACGCTGTTCGGCCCGGAGCTGAAGGTCACCGACACGGAGCTGTTCCCGCGGCTGGACGCGGACGTGTCCCGGCTGGGCGCACGGCCGGCGCGGAAGGCGGAGCCCGCCGTGCCCGCCCCTGCCCCGCCGGCCCTCGTCAAGCCCGTCGACACCCCGGCCGCCGCGCTCGCCCTGCCGGTGCCGCTGGTCGACCCGAGCGACCCGAACGCCGGTTTCCTGGCGGGCCTGCCGGCGTCCGCACCGGCCGAGCTGGTGACCGCGCTGGCCGCCGCGCCCGCGCAGACCGTGGAGACCCGGCTCCGGCAGATCCGCGCCCGGCTGGAGAGCGGCGACCACCAGGGCGCGGCGATGAGCCTCGCCAAGCTGGACGAGGAGCGGCCGGACGACTGGCGGGTGGTGTGGTACCGGGGCGTGGCCGCCCTGGTCACCGGCGACTTCGAGGGCGCCGCGCTCGCCTTCGACGCGATCTACGACGCCTTCCCGGGCGAGGCCGCGCCGAAGCTGGCGCTCGGACTGTGCGCGGAGGTGCTCGGCCAGCTGGACAACGCGGCCGAGTACTACCGGCTGGTGTGGACGACCGACCCGAGCTTCGTGAGCGCCGCGTTCGGGCTGGCCCGGGTGCAGCTGGCGGCCGGGGACCGGCGGGAGGCCGTACGGACGCTGGAGTCGGTGCCGGAGTCCTCCATCCACTACACGGCCGCCCGCGTCGCCGCCGTCCGGGCCCGGATCGCCCGGCGCACGGCGGACGCGGGTGACGTGCCGTTGCTGGACGACCTGACGGCCGCCGCGGGCCAGGTCGAGGCACTCCAGGCCTACGGCCTGGACCCGGCGCGGCGCGAGCGGTTGTCGGCGGAAGTACTCGGCTGCGCGCTGGACTGGATACTCTCCGGGGGTCAGGGCACCGGGCCGGCCGTCGGAGGCCGGGTGCTCCTGGGCAGCGGTCTGGACGAGCGGGGTCTCCGCTTCGGCCTGGAGCGCGCCTATCGCACGCTGGCCCGGCTGGCGACCGGCGGCGAGGAGAGGATCGAGCTGGTGGAACGGGCCAACCGTTACCGCCCCCGGACGTGGGTGTAGTCGATGTCGCAGAAGCCCCAGCAGGCCGCACTGCCGAAGTGCCCGAGCTGCGCGGAGCCCGTGGAGTCGGGTGACCTGTTCTGCGGAGCGTGCGGATACGACCTTTCGGTGGTACCCGCCCCGCAGCAGGACCAGCAGGACCATCCGACGCTCACCATGACCGGCTCCGCCGCGTCCGGGGACGGCACGGCCGGCGCCCCGGTGTCCGGGCACGAGTCCGGCACCGGGCAGACCGGCGGTTCCGGGGTGCGGTTCGACCGGCCGGCCGAGCCCGACGAGTACCCGTTGCAGGCGCCCGACCCGCGGCTGGCCGCCGCCCCGGCCGCCTCGGCCGACCCGGCGCAGGTCTGCGTGGCCTGCCGGGCGGGCCGGGTGGACAGCGACGGCTACTGCGAGAACTGCGGGCACGCCCAGCCCCGCGAACGCGACCACGTGGAGCGGGAGTCGGGCCCGGTCGCCGCCGTCAGCGACCGCGGGCTGCGCCACCACCGCAACGAGGACGCCTTCGCCGTCGGCCACACCACGCTGCCCGACGGCACCCCGGCGGCGGTGGCGATCGTCTGCGACGGCGTCTCCTCCGCGACCCGCCCGGACGACGCCTCCCTGGCCGCCTCCCAGGCGGCCGGCGACACCCTGCTCGCCGCGCTGCCCCGCGGCACCCACCCGCAGCAGGCGATGCACGAGGCGATCGTCGCCGCCGCGCAGGCCGTCAACGCGCTCGCCGAGGAGCCCGCCACGGCCCGCGAGCACGCCCCGCACCAGAACGCCCCGGCGTGCACGATCGTCGGCGCGGTGGTCACCTCCGGGCTGCTGGTCGTCGGCTGGGTCGGCGACAGCCGGGCCTACTGGGTGCCCACCGACCGCGGCACACCGCCCGCCCGGCTGACCGAGGACGACTCCTGGGCGGCGCAGATGGTCGCCGCCGGCCTGATGAGCGAGGCCGAGGCGTACGCCGACGAGCGCGCCCACGCGATCACCGGATGGCTCGGCGCGGACGCCTACGAACTGGAGCCGCACACCGCCTCGTTCAAGCCGGACCGGCCGGGTGCGGTGGTGGTGTGCACCGACGGACTGTGGAACTACGCGGAGACGGCCGAGGAGATGTGCGAGGTCGTCCCGGCGGACGCGGCGACCCGCCCGCTGCACGGCGCCCGGGTGCTGGTCGGGCACGCCCTGGACGGCGGGGGCCACGACAACGTAACAGTGGCGGTCCTGCCGTTCCCGGCGCCGCCGCAGGGGGCAGGATCGGCCTGAGGGCCGTATCCGACGGGGGAACGGCACGGGGAAGCAGGGGGCGGACCGGAGGGGACCGGTCCGCTCACAGCCATCGCCCCGCGTGGGCGGGGTGTCGAGGGGGATGCGATCAATCATGGCCAATTTCGCGAAGTCGAACGTGCCGCAGTTCTCGGTGGACGTCTACCAGAACGAGTACCTGCCCGAGGGCGGCAGCGAGGTCAACGCCATCGTCACGGTGAGCGCGACCGGCGGCGGCACCATCGGCAGCACGGTCTCCGCACCCGTGTACGCGCCGGGGCAGCGGCCCTCCGCCGCGGTGGCGCTCATGGTCGACTGCTCGGGCTCCATGGACTATCCGCCGACCAAGATGCGCAACGCGCGGGACGCCACGGCCGCCGCGATCGACACCCTGCGCGACGGCACCCGCTTCGCGGTGATCGGCGGCACCCACGTGGCCACGGAGGTCTATCCGGGCGACGGACGGCTCGCGGTCGCCGACGCCACCACCCGGGAGCAGGCCAAGCAGGCGCTGCGCCGGCTGAGCGCGGGCGGCGGTACGGCCATCGGCACCTGGCTGCGGCTCGCCGACCGGCTGCTGTCCTCGGCGGACGTCACCATCCGGCACGGCATCCTGCTCACCGACGGCCGCAACGAACACGAGGCGCCGGAGGACCTGCGGGCCGCGCTGGACGCCTGCGCCGGGCGGTTCACCTGCGACGCCCGGGGCGTGGGCACCGACTGGGAAGTGAAAGAAGTCACAGGGATCGCCTCGGCACTGCTCGGCACCGCCGACATCGTCGCCGACCCGGCGGGCCTGGCCGCCGACTTCACGAAGATGATGGAGACGGCGATGGGCAAGGAGGTCGCCGACGTCGCCCTGCGGGTGTGGACGCCGGTCGGCACGGCCATCCGGTTCCTCAAGCAAGTCGCCCCCAGCATGGAGGACTTGACCGGCCGGCGCACCGAGGCCGGGCCGCGCGCCGGGGACTATCCGACCGGGTCCTGGGGCGACGAGTCCCGCGACTACCACCTGTGCGTGACGGTCCCGCCGGCCGGGCTCGGCCGGGAGATGCTCGCCGCGCGGGTGTCGCTGGTGATACCGCAACCGGACGGAGGGGCACAAAACCTCGGCGCGCAGGGGCTGGTACGGGCCGTGTGGACCGACGACATGACCGCATCCACCTCGATCAACCCCCAAGTCGCCCACTACACCGGGCAGGCCGAACTGGCGCAGGCCATCCAGAAGGGGCTCGACCTTCGCAAAGCGGGCGATTTCGATGGTGCAACGGCCAAACTGGGGCGGGCCGTTCAGCTCGCGAGCGCCTCGGGGAACGCCGATACTGCGAAACTGCTTGCGAAGGTGGTGGACGTGGTCGACGCCGCGACAGGTACTGTGCGGTTGAAGACGAGGGTCGCCGAGGCGGACGAGATGACTCTGGAGACCCGGTCCACCAAGACTGTCCGTGTGAAGAAGTGACCCTCCAAAGCGTAGGAGAAGGGGAAGCACCGACATGCCGACCTGCCCGAACGGACACCAGTCGGGTTCCGACGACTGGTGCGAGGTCTGCGGTCACCGCATGGCCGGTGCCGTACCTCCGCCCCCTCCGCCGCCGCCCCCGGCCGCCGGCGGCTACGGCTTCCCGCCACCCGCGGGTGCCGGTGGCCGGCCCGGTCCGGCCGCCGCGGACCCCGAGCCGGAGCTGTGCCCGCAGTGCCGTACGCCCCGTGAGGGCGGCGCGCCCTTCTGCGAGGAGTGCCGGTGGAACTTCCTGACCAACACCGCGACGTCCTACACCCCGGCCGCCCCGCGTCCGCCGCAGCCGCGGTTCCAGCCGCCGAGCGCGACGTACGGCGGCGGTGACGGGTACGAGTACCAGGGCTCGCGGCCCTCGCAGGTGAACCGGCCGGCCGAGCCGATCCCGTCCTTCGGCAGCGAGCCGTCGGGCCCGACGCCGTTCGGCGGCAACCGTGCCCCGTCCGGCCCGCCGACCTCCCCCGGCCCCTCGGGCCCGCCCCCGTTCGGCACCGGCAACCAGCGCCCGCCGGGCCCGCCGCCGGGCTTCGGCGGCGGCCCGAACACGGCACCGGGCCAGCGCCCCGGCCCCCAGGGCCCCGGCGCCCCATCGACTCCGCCCGGCTTCGGCGGCGGTCCCGGCCAGGGCCAGGGTCACCCCGGTCAAGGCCAGGGTCAGGGCCAAGGCCCGGGCTCCGGCGGACCGTCCGGCTTCGGCGGCGGTCCCGGTCAGGGCCAGGGTCACCCCGGTCAGGGCCAAGGCCCGGGCTCCGGCGGTCCCTCCGGGTTCGGCGGCGGTCCCGGGCAGGGTCCCGGCGCCGGTGGCCCCTCGGGGTTCGGCGGCGGTCCCGGTCAGGGGCCGGGAACCGGTGGCCCCTCCGGTCCGTCGGGGTTCGGCGGTGGCCAGGGTCAGGGACAAGGCCAGGGCCAGGGTCAGGGCCCCGGTCATGGCTTCGGTGGTCCGGGGCAGGGCCCCGGCGGCCCGTCCGCGCCGCCCCCGCCCTTCGGGCGTGAGCCCTCCCGTCCCGGTGGCCCCACGCCGCCCGGCCCCTCCGGCTTCGGCGGCGGTCCCGGCGGTGCTCCGCAGGGGTTCCAGCAGGCCGGAGCGTCGGCTCCGCCCGCGTTCCCGCGCGAGACCGGCCGCCCGGCGGCGGGCGACGACGACTGGGTGCTCTCCCCGCCGTCGTCCCCGGGCCCGGGCGGACCCGGCGGACCGGGCCAGGGCCCCGGCGGTCAGGGCGGCGGCTACGGCTACCCGCACCCCGGCGCCACCCAGGCCCCCGGCGGACCCGGCGGCTTCCCGCAGGCACCGCAGGCCTCCCAGCCGGCCACCTGGACGGCGACCATCGGCCCGGACCGCGAGTACTTCATGGCGATGATGCAGCGCTCCGGCCCCGAGGCCGCCGGCCTGAACCTGCCCGCGTACTCGCCCGAGCAGCAGCGCACGCTCTCCGGCAACCAGGTCACCATCGGCCGCCGCCGGCACTCCACCGGCGACACCCCCGACATCGACCTGTCGGTGCCGCCGGAGGACCCGGGCGTCTCGCACCAGCACGCGGTGCTGGTGCAGCAGCCGGACGGCAGCTGGGCGGTCGTCGACCAGAACTCGACGAACGGCACCACGGTCAACATGTCGGAGGAGCCGATCCAGCCGTTCGTGCCGGTCCCGCTCCAGGACGGCGACCGGGTGCACGTCGGCGCCTGGACGACGATCACCGTCCGCCGGGGCTGAGCGCGCTCAGGGCAGGGGCCAGGCGTACGGCCCCTCCGGGTCGTCCAGCCACGCCCAGGTGTGCTCGCCGGCGACCGTGACGCCGTAGCGTCCGCGGCCCGGCTCGCCCTCGCGTTCCCACAGGGCGTACGCCTCCCGCGGGTCGAGGGTGCCCCGGGCCAGCGCGAGCAGGAAGCGGAACGGTTCCTGCTCGCGGGCCCGGCCCGGCAGCCCGGCCAGGCAGACGCTCTCGGGCTCCGCCCCGCCCTCGCCGCGCAGCGGCACGAAGAAGGCGGCCCGGGGCAGGAAGCGGCCCTCGGCGTGCTCCGCGTCCCGCACGCTCAGGGCGAGCAGTCCGGTGGCGAGCGGGGTCAGGACGCGCGCGCCGGGCCGGCACTGGGCGAGCCAGGCGCGCGGCACCGTGGGCAGCTCGCAGGTGGCGATGATCCGGTCGAAGGGGGCGCGCTCGGGCGCTCCGCGCGCGCCGTCGCCGGTGACGACGACCGGGCGGAAGCCGGCCGCGGCGAGGTGCTGCCGGGCCGACTCGGTGATCTCCGGTTCCAGGTCGATGGTGGTGACGAGGTCGTCGGCGCCGAGCCGGTGGGCGAGCAGGGCCGCGTTGTAGCCGGTGCCGGCGCCCACCTCCAGGACCCGGTCGCCGTCCCGGACGCGCAGCGCGACCAGCATCCGGGCCATCAGGGAGGGCTGGCTGCTGGAGGAGAGGAGCCGGCCGTCGCGCAGCCGGGTGGCCAGCGGTTCGTCCGCGTAGGCGCCGCGCACCCAGCGTTCCCGGGCCTCCAGGTCGGGGTTCTCGCCCCAGCGCCGCTCGTAGCCGCGCGGCCCGGCGACGTAGTAGTACGGCACGAACAGGTGCCGGGGCACCGCCGCGAACGCCTCCCGCCACACCGGGTCCGCGTCCCAGGCCCCGTCGGCGTCGATCTCCCGTACCAGCGCGGCCCGTGCCGCGTCGGCGAGAACCTCGATCTCCGTGTCGTGGGCGCCCATGGGTCCACAGTAGGGGCGGGCGGTCCCCGGGAGGGGGCGGCCGGGGGGTGGTCCTAAGCCTTGAGTCCTGGGTCATCCCGTCTGAGACGATGGACGGGTGAATGAGATTCGGCGCGGCACGCTTCAGGAGCAGACCTTCTACGAGCAGGTCGGCGGGGAGGAGACCTTCCGCCGGCTCGTCCACCGTTTCTACCAGGGAGTCGCCGAGGACCCGCTCCTGCGGCCGATGTACCCGGAGGAGGACCTGGGCCCGGCCGAGGAGCGGCTGGCCCTGTTCCTGATGCAGTACTGGGGCGGGCCCACGACGTACAGCGAGAACCGCGGCCACCCGCGGCTGCGGATGCGGCACGCGCCGTTCACCGTGGACCGGGCGGCGCACGACGCCTGGCTGCGGCACATGCGGGTGGCGGTCGACGAACTGGGGCTGCCGGAGGAGCACGAGCGGACGCTGTGGAACTACCTGACGTACGCCGCCGCGTCGATGGTGAACACCCCGGACTGACGGTTCGTCGCTGAAGGCCGGATTCCGGTCACCGCGTGCCGCATTCCGGTCACAATCCGGTATAGAGCGGCCGACAACCGCTTACCCCACGTCCCGCGCTCTGCGAGCATCGCCCGCAGGTCTGGAAATCCGGACACACGGGGGCCGGGTGTGACGGGGTTCGTCTTCTCACGCGCGCGTGCGCACCGCCTGCTGCTGTGCGCCGCTCTGCTGACGGTGGTGCTGACCACCGCGGTGCTGGCGACGCTCACGGCGTACTCGGGGGCGATCGGCGACGCGGCGCTGCGCCATGTGCTGGGCGACTCCCGCAACGCCGCCGACACCGCGCTGATCGTCAAGGCGGACGTGCCGCCGGCCGGACGGTCCGCCGCCGACACCGCCGTACGCCGGGGCGCCCGCACCACGTTCGCCGGGTTACCGGTGACCGTACGGACCCTGCGCCGCTCGGGACCGTACGCGCTGCCCCGCTCGCTCCAGCCTGCCGCGAAGCGATCCGGCGACCCGGACCTGACCTACTTCGCGGCCCTGGACCGCACGCAGTCGCGGCTGGCCGCCGGCCGCCTCCCGCGCCGCGCGTCCGGCGAGGTCGAGGTGGCGCTCCCGCAGGCCGCCGCCCGGGCGCTGCGGCTGACGCCCGGTGACCGGCTCACCCTGGCGAACCGGCTGACCGGCCCCGCGGTCCGGGTCCGGGTGGTCGGCGTGTACCGCCCCGCCTCGGTGACGGCACCGTACTGGCGGCTGGACGACCTGCTGGGCCGCGGGGTGAAGGAGTCCGGCTTCACGACGTACGGCCCGCTGCTCGCCGACCCCGGTGTCCTCACCGGCGGCCGGGTCAGCGCCGGTGCCACGGGCTGGCTGGTCTCGGCCGACTTCGCCTCGATGACCACGGACCGGATCGGGGAGCTGCGCACGGCGGCCCGGAAGGGCAGCGCGGTCCTGCGCGAGCCGGCCACGCTGAGCGGTGCGACGGTCTCGCAGACCGCGCTGCCGGACGTCCTGGACGGGGTGGACCGTTCGCTGCTCGTGGCCCGCTCCACCCTGCTGATCATCGGGCTCCAGCTGGTGCTGCTCGCCGGCTACGCGCTGCTGCTGGTCGCCCGGCTGCTCAGCACCGAACGCGCCGACGAGACCCGGCTGCTGCGGGCCCGCGGCGCCTCCCGTACCGGGATCGCCGTCCTCTCCGCGGCCGAGGCGCTGCTGCTCGCGGTCCCCGCGGCGGTGTGCGCGCCGCTGCTCGCCGGCCCGCTCACCGCCCTGCTCGCCGGGCACGGCCCGCTGGCCCGGCTCGGGCTGCGCCTGGACCTCCCGCCCGCCGGCCGGCCCGCCGTCTGGCTGGTGGCGGCCGCGGTGGCCCTCGGCTGCGCGCTGGCGGTGACCGTACCGGCGGTGAGGGGCGCCGGGGCCGAGGTGCGCAAGCCCGGCGCCCGGCGCGCCTGGCCGCTGCCCCGAAAGCTACGCCGGAAGCCGGGCCGCACCGCCGTACCGGCCCCGCTGCGGGCCGGCGCCGACCTCGGGCTGCTGGCGATCGCCGGGGTGGCCTACTGGCAGCTGGGCCGGCAGGGCTCCGGAGGCGTGGCCGCCGACCGGTCGGGCACCCTCGGTGTCGATCCGCTGCTGGTGGCCGCGCCCGCGCTGGCCCTGCTCGCCGGAACCGTGCTCACCCTGCGGCTGCTGCCGCCCGTGGCCCGGTTCGCCGAGCGGTGGGCGGCCCGCGGTCGGGGGCTGCCGGTGGCGCTGGCCGGCTGGCAGTTCAGCCGGCGCACCGCGCGCGGCGCCGGCCCGGTGCTGCTGCTGGTCCTCGCCGTCGCCCTCGGCATCCTCGCGATCGGTCAGGCCGCCTCCTGGGACCGCTCGCAGGACGACCAGGCCGACTTCCGGGCCGGGGTGCCGGTGCGGGTCCTGGCCGCCGGGGAGGACGCGTTCGGCCGTACCGACCTGTACGCCGACCTGCCGGACGTGCGCGAGGCCGCCCCGGCCGTGCGCACCGCCCAGCCTCTGTCCGGCGACCGGACGGCCACCGTGCTGGCCCTCGACACCGCGCACGCGGCGGACGCCGTCCTCATGCGCCCCGACCTGGCCGACGAACCGGTACGGCCGCTGCTGGGCCGGCTCGCCCCGAAGGGCGCCCCGGCCGGGGCCCGGGTTCCCGCGGGC contains these protein-coding regions:
- a CDS encoding globin, whose translation is MNEIRRGTLQEQTFYEQVGGEETFRRLVHRFYQGVAEDPLLRPMYPEEDLGPAEERLALFLMQYWGGPTTYSENRGHPRLRMRHAPFTVDRAAHDAWLRHMRVAVDELGLPEEHERTLWNYLTYAAASMVNTPD
- a CDS encoding ABC transporter permease, translated to MTGFVFSRARAHRLLLCAALLTVVLTTAVLATLTAYSGAIGDAALRHVLGDSRNAADTALIVKADVPPAGRSAADTAVRRGARTTFAGLPVTVRTLRRSGPYALPRSLQPAAKRSGDPDLTYFAALDRTQSRLAAGRLPRRASGEVEVALPQAAARALRLTPGDRLTLANRLTGPAVRVRVVGVYRPASVTAPYWRLDDLLGRGVKESGFTTYGPLLADPGVLTGGRVSAGATGWLVSADFASMTTDRIGELRTAARKGSAVLREPATLSGATVSQTALPDVLDGVDRSLLVARSTLLIIGLQLVLLAGYALLLVARLLSTERADETRLLRARGASRTGIAVLSAAEALLLAVPAAVCAPLLAGPLTALLAGHGPLARLGLRLDLPPAGRPAVWLVAAAVALGCALAVTVPAVRGAGAEVRKPGARRAWPLPRKLRRKPGRTAVPAPLRAGADLGLLAIAGVAYWQLGRQGSGGVAADRSGTLGVDPLLVAAPALALLAGTVLTLRLLPPVARFAERWAARGRGLPVALAGWQFSRRTARGAGPVLLLVLAVALGILAIGQAASWDRSQDDQADFRAGVPVRVLAAGEDAFGRTDLYADLPDVREAAPAVRTAQPLSGDRTATVLALDTAHAADAVLMRPDLADEPVRPLLGRLAPKGAPAGARVPAGTARLNLTARLRSSTGPGTTTAVTVTLADRYGVPYQLPLGQLPADGRPHTLSLAVAASGPATFTGLRLDLTQPAERAEHHRLVLERLTAAGADGTEHRLVLPARWTTTAEAGGAAVPSAATSPTRPEVTGTRPPSFTYSTGYLPDAGIWTVASVTLRLQVARPAPAEVPALATDRYLTSAGARAGQRVDLTIGDRRVPVRIVRAVRALPATADPEHTGARDGGAVLLDLGAVNQVLQARYGESATPTEWWLGTAPRAAARVASAVRALPDVGPGQVVVRDEIAAELRDDPFGAGPEAAFTAAAVVAAALAAVGFAVGAAGAGRARRAEFAVLRALGVPRRRLARTVAAEQAVLVGLALAVGLGLGTVLARAVLPLIVLTGEATRPVPDLLVQLPPGRVALLLTAVAVAPLAIAAVPAVRRTGPAAALRAQGGE